A region from the Schistocerca serialis cubense isolate TAMUIC-IGC-003099 chromosome 1, iqSchSeri2.2, whole genome shotgun sequence genome encodes:
- the LOC126458473 gene encoding UPF0545 protein C22orf39 homolog encodes MQYEKPVRMEKADEADSPKDAWMIRPCEIYDDEYSDCASFKARFHQYFVFGKFVDCSQWKHDYENCVRWRDSKNVKACDELIKSEKKRRYERLKAHIDNDIWEKRDAPPEDWNKPLPEWMQNEYKDTYLAHKAKELNDPKAFKEPERTLCVIS; translated from the exons AT GCAGTACGAGAAACCTGTGCGAATGGAGAAGGCTGATGAAGCAGACAGTCCCAAAGATGCATGGATG ATACGTCCATGTGAAATTTATGATGATGAATATAGCGACTGTGCCAGCTTTAAAGCAAGATTTCATCAATATTTCGTTTTCGGAAAATTCGTTGACTGTTCTCAGTGGAAACACGATTACGAAAACTGTGTCCGCTGGAGAGACAGCAAAAATGTTAAAGCATGC GATGAGTTAATAAAAAGCGAGAAGAAGCGCCGATATGAACGCTTGAAGGCACATATCGACAACGACATTTGGGAGAAAAGGGATGCACCTCCAGAAGACTGGAATAAACCTCTTCCAGAATGGATGCAGAATGAGTACAAAGACACGTACTTAGCACATAAAGCGAAAGAACTTAATGATCCAAAAGCTTTCAAAGAACCAGAAAGAACATTGTGTGTGATATCGTGA